The genomic stretch GACGGTACGGCGTCCCGTGAGCCGTCGCCGACCGTGCCGGCGGCGGTGGGGCCGGCGGCGGTGTCCGGCTCGGGAGCCTCGGGCGGGGCTTCCAGGATCACATGGGCGTTCGTACCGCTGATCCCGAACGAGGACACCGCCGCCCGGCGGGGCCGGCCCGTCTCGGGCCACGCGCGCCGGCTCGTCAGCAGCTCCACCGCACCCGCCGACCAGTCGACGTGCGGCGTCGCCTCGTCCGCGTGCAAGGTCTTGGGCAGGATGCCGTGCCGCATCGCCTCGATCATCTTGATCACTCCGCCGACCCCGGCCGCGGCCTGCGTGTGGCCCACGTTCGACTTCATCGACCCCAGGTAGAGGGGCCGGTCGGCGTCGCGTTCCTGGCCGTACGTGGCGAGGAGCGCCTGGGCCTCGATCGGGTCCCCGAGCTTCGTCCCGGTGCCGTGTCCCTCGACCACGTCGATGTCCCGCGCCGCGAGGCCCCCGTGCGCCAGGGCCTTGCGGATCACCCGCTGCTGGGAGGGACCGTTGGGAGCAGAGAGTCCGTTGGAGGCGCCGTCCTGGTTCACCGCCGACCCGCGGAGGACCGCGAGCACCGGGTGGCCGTTCCGCCGGGCGTCCGACAGCCGCTCGACGAGCAGCATTCCCACGCCCTCCGCCCAGCCCGTTCCGTCGGCCCCGGCACCGAACGCCCGGCACCGCCCGTCGGGCGACAGACCCCGCTGCCGGCTGAACGACAGGAAGGCGCGCGGTGTCGCCATGATCGTGACTCCGCCGGCCAGCGCGAGCCCGCACTCCCCGGAGCGCAGCGCGTGCGCCGCCTGGTGCAGGGCGACCAGCGACGACGAGCACGCCGTGTCCACCGTCACCGCCGGCCCCTCGAAGCCGAAGGTGTACGCGATGCGGCCCGAGGCCACGCCGCCGGAGAGGCCGGTGACGAGGTAGGGCTCCAGCGTGTCCGGCACCTGCGCGGTCGCGTAGTCATGATGGACGACACCGGCGAACACGCCCGTGTCGCTGCCGCGCAGCGAGGTCGGGTCGATCCCGGCACGCTCGAACGCCTCCCAGGCGGTCTCCAGGAGCAGCCGCTGCTGCGGGTCCATCGCCTGCGCCTCTCGGGGCGAGATGCCGAAGAAGTCCGCGTCGAACAGGGCGGCGTCGTGCAGGAAGCCTCCCTCACGGGCGTTGCAGGTCCCTGGGCGGTCGGGGTCGGGATGGTAGATGCCCTCGATGTCCCAACCCCGGTTCGTCGGGAACCCGGAGATGGCGTCCCGCTCCTCCAGGACGAGTCGCCAGAGGTCCTCGGGGGAACGCACTCCGCCGGGATAGCGGCATGCCATGCCCACGATGGCGATCGGCTCGCGGCTCGCCGACGTGGCGCTGTGCAGCTGCCGTCGGGTCTCGCGCAACTCGGCGGTGACCTTCTTGAGGTAGTCGACCAGCTTCTCCTCGGTACCCGTCACGTCAGGATCCCTTCAGTTCGTTGTCGATGAGGTCCAAGAGCTGGTCGACCGTCGTGGCCTCGTCGATCCGGTCGTCGAACGAGGTCTCCTCCGCGTTCTCGGAGTACCCCGAGTACTCCGGCGAGCCGTCGGCGAGCCGCGCGGTCAGGGCACGCAGTCGCTCGACGAGCCGGTCGCGGGCCGCGGCGTCGGGGCGGTCCCGTTCGACGGATGCTTCGAGCCGGGCGAGTTCGCCGAAGACCGTGCCCTCCGGTGCCCGGGCCTCCCCGCCTTCCCGGGTGAGGCCCGCGGCCGGGAGCGCGGTGAGCATGTGGCGTGCGATGGCCGTCGACGTCGGGTGGTCGAAGGCCAGGGACGCAGGCAGTTCAAGTCCGATCCGTGCTCCGAGGCGCTCGCTCAGCTCCACGGCGGAGACGGAGTCGAGTCCGAGGTCGGTCATGCTGCGATGGGCCTCGACCTCGTGCGGTCCGTCGAAGCCGGCGACCTCGGCGACCTCGCCTCGGACGAGGTCGGTCAGTGCCCGTTCCCGCAGGTCGTCGGAGAGACGCGACAGGTCGGCCCGAAGCCGTTCCACGGCCGAGGGCTCGTCCGGCGGGGACGGAGGTGCTGGTGCCTGCGCCTGCGGTTGGGCCGGGAGACCGACTCCCTCCGGCACGGACGCGAGCCAGTACCGCCGGTGCTCGAAGGGGTAGACGGGCAGGTCGACCGGGTGCGCGGGGCGTCCCGCGAAGAACTCCGGCCAGTCGACGCGAACGCCGTGCGCATGGGCCCGGGACACCGCGTCGAGCAGGGAACGCACCTCGGACCGTCCGCGGCGCAGTCCTCCGCACAGGGCGAGTTCGCCACCGGGCACGCAGTCGCCGGCCATCGTGGTGAGCTGGCGGTCGGGCCCGAGTTCGAGGAGGCAGGTGATGCCCTGGCCCGGCAGGGCGGTCACTGCGTCCGCGAAGCGGACGGCCTCTCGGACGTGGCGCACCCAGTAGTCGGGCGAGCAGAGCTGGGCCGGCTCGGCGAGCCGACCGGTCAGGTCGGAGATCATCGGGACGAGGGGCGGCCGGTAGGCCGCCTTCCGCGCCACCGCTCTGAACTCCTCCAGCATGGGGTCCATGAGCGGCGAGTGGAAGGCGTGGCTGACCCGGAGCCCGGTCACCCGGCGCCGGCGCACCCGGAAATCCTCGGCGACGGCTCGTACCGCGTCCTCGTCACCGGACACCACGACCGAGCGCGGGCCGTTCACCGCGGCGACGGTTACGGCTCCGGCAGCGGTGATGGTCGCGAGCGCGGTACGGATCTCGTCCTCGGTCGCCTCGATCGCCGCCATGGCGCCGCCGGGCGGCAGCGCGGCCATCAGCCGGCCGCGGGCCGCGACGAGCGAGGCCGCGTCCTGGAGGGACAGCACCCCGGCCGCGTGTGCGGCGCTCAGCGCCCCGATCGAATGCCCCATGACGAGGTCGGGGACGATTCCCCAGGACTCGACGAGCCGGAAGAGCGCGCTCTCCAGGGCGAACAACGCGGCCTGCGTGAAGTCGGTACGGTCGAGGAGCTCGGCCTGCGACGTGCCCTCGGGAGCACACATGACGTCACGCAACGGCCGCTCGAGGTGCGGATCGAGGGCGGCACAGGCCGCGTCGAGCGCTGTGGCGAAGACCGGATAGGCGGCGTACAACTCCATGCCCATTCCCGGGCGTTGGCTGCCCTGACCGGTGAATCCGATGGCCAGCGTCGCCTCTGCGCGAGTCCCGTCCGGCGCGAAGCCGGTGTCCTCGCCGGCGGCGACGGCCTTCAGCCGGCGCTCCAGTTCCGCCGCCCCCTCGACGACGAACGCGGTGCGCCGCGGAAAGGCAGTACGGGTGGTGGCCAGGGCGGCCGCGAGGTCGGGGACGCGGAGGCCGGGGTCGGCGCGGACCGCGTCCAGCAGGCGTTCGGCCTGGCGGCGCAGTGCCGGTCCGGTGCGGGCCGACAGCAGGACCGGCACGGTGTCGGGGAGTCCGGTCGGCGAGGCGGCGGGCAGGGGGTCGGGGGCCTGTTCCAGGATGAGGTGGGCGTTCGTACCGCTGACCCCGAAGGAGGACACGGCGGCGCGGCGGCGGTCCGCGGTCTCAGGCCAGACGGTGTGCTCTTGGAGCAGGCAAACCGCGCCCGAGGCCCAGTCCACGGCCGGGGTCGGCCGGTCGGCGTGCAGGGTGCGGGGCAGTTCGCCGTGCCGGATCGCCTGCACCATCTTGATGACAGCGCCGACGCCCGCCGCGGACTGGGCGTGGCCGATGTTGGACTTGAACGAGCCGACGAGCAGCGGGCGTTCGGGATCCCGGCGCCGGCCGTACGTCGCGAGGAGCGCGTTGGCCTCGATCGGGTCCCCGAGTACGGTCCCCGTGCCGTGCGCCTCGACGGCGTCCACGTCAGCGGGGGTCAGGCCCGCGTCGGCCAGGGCCTGGCGGATGACCTGCTGCTGGGCCGGTCCGCTCGGCGCGGTGAGGCCGTTGCTGGCGCCGTCCTGGTTGACCGCGCTGCCGCGGATCACGGCGAGTACGGGGTGGCCGTTGCGACGCGCGTCGGAGAGCCGTTCCAGGACGACGATGCCGACACCCTCGGACCAGCCGGTGCCGTCGGCGTCCGCGCCGAAGGCCTTGCACCGGCCGTCCGGTGCGAGGCCGTGCTGGCGGCTGAACTCCACGAAGGTGCTCGGGGTCGCCATCACCGCAACGCCGCCGGCCAGGGCGAGCGAGCACTCGCCTCGGCGCAGTGCCTGCGAAGCCAGGTGCAGGGCGACGAGCGAGGAGGAACAGGCGGTGTCGACCGTGAGGGCCGGGCCGTTGAGGCCCAGCGTGTAGGCGAGGCGCCCGGAGGCGACGCTGCCCGCGGTGCCGGTGCCGAGGAGCCGTTCCAGGTCCTCGGGGAGGGGCCGGGGTTCTTGGCGTAATCATGGAACATCAGCCCGACGTAGACGCCGGTGTCCGTCTGCCGCAGGGTGGCCGGGTCGATGCCGGCGCGTTCGACCGCCTCCCAGCCGACCTCCAGCAGCAGTCGTTGCTGCGGGTCCATGGCGAGGGCCTCGCGCGGGCTGATACCGAAGAACGCGGCGTCGAAGTCGCCCGGCGCGTCGAGGAATCCGCCGGAGCCGGTGGCCGAGGTGCCGGGCCCCTTGCCGTCGCCGGACAGCAGCCGCTCCAGGTCCCAGCCGCGGTCGGTGGGGAACGCGCCGATCGCGTCGCGGCCTTCGGCGACGAGCCGCCACAGGTCCTCAGGGGAGGCGACACCTCCGGGGTAGCGGCAGCTCATGCCGACGATGACGACGGGGTCGTGGCCGTCGTCCGCGCGCGGGGGGCGCGGCCCGGTGACGTCGTCCGGCCTGTGATCGAACAGTTCGTGGTCCAGGGCGACGGCCAGCGCGGCGGCCGTCGGACAGTCGAAGGCGATGGTCACAGGCAGCCTCAGGCCGGTCCGCACGGCCAGCCGGTCGCGCAGGGCAACGGCGGTGAGCGAGGTGAGCCCGAGGTGGGTGAAGGCGCGATCGGCCTCGATGCGCACGGACTCCTCGAGTCCGAGCACGCGCGCCGCCTCGTCCCGTACGAGCTCGGTCAGCGCCCGCTGCCGCGCCCTGCCGGGCAGCCCGCCCAGCCGTGCCCGCAGCCCCTNNNNNNNNNNNNNNNNNNNNNNNNNNNNNNNNNNNNNNNNNNNNNNNNNNNNNNNNNNNNNNNNNNNNNNNNNNNNNNNNNNNNNNNNNNNNNNNNNNNNNNNNNNNNNNNNNNNNNNNNNNNNNNNNNNNNNNNNNNNNNNNNNNNNNNNNNNNNNNNNNNNNNNNNNNNNNNNNNNNNNNNNNNNNNNNNNNNNNNNNNNNNNNNNNNNNNNNNNNNNNNNNNNNNNNNNNNNNNNNNNNNNNNNNNNNNNNNNNNNNNNNNNNNNNNNNNNNNNNNNNNNNNNNNNNNNNNNNNNNNNNNNNNNNNNNNNNNNNNNNNNNNNNNNNNNNNNNNNNNNNNNNNNNNNNNNNNNNNNNNNNNNNNNNNNNNNNNNNNNNNNNNNNNNNNNNNNNNNNNNNNNNNNNNNNNNNNNNNNNNNNNNNNNNNNNNNNNNNNNNNNNNNNNNNNNNNNNNNNNNNNNNNNNNNNNNNNNNNNNNNNNNNNNNNNNNNNNNNNNNNNNNNNNNNNNNNNNNNNNNNNNNNNNNNNNNNNNNNNNNNNNNNNNNNNNNNNNNNNNNNNNNNNNNNNNNNNNNNNNNNNNNNNNNNNNNNNNNNNNNNNNNNNNNNNNNNNNNNNNNNNNNNNNNNNNNNNNNNNNNNNNNNNNNNNNNNNNNNNNNNNNNNNNNNNNNNNNNNNNNNNNNNNNNNNNNNNNNNNNNNNNNNNNNNNNNNNNNNNNNNNNNNNNNNNNNNNNNNNNNNNNNNNNNNNNNNNNNNNNNNNNNNNNNNNNNNNNNNNNNNNNNNNNNNNNNNNNNNNNNNNNNNNNNNNNNNNNNNNNNNNNNNNNNNNNNNNNNNNNNNNNNNNNNNNNCGTCGAAGGCGTCGACGGCCTGCCGTGCCGTGAGTGCCGCGAGGCCCGGCGGCGTGGCATCGGGGGCCTCCTCGTCGTCGGTGACCGGGCCGAAGGCCAGGAAGGTGGCGTGGGGGGCGTCATGGGCGAGCGCGGCGGCATGGGCCGTGGCCGCCGCCGCGGCGGGGGCGACCGGGTGGGCGTCCGGGTGGGTGAACGTGCCGCAGAGGGTGAGGGTCGTGCGCCCGGTGTCGCGGGTCAAGGTGACCAGCCGGTCCGCGGCCGTCGCGTCGGCGGGGGTGGCCACCGGGTGGACGATCGTGTCGAGCGGGCGGTCCGGGCCGAGGGCGGCGAGCAGGGCGGCGGCGCCCTCGGGCGTGTCCGGCAGTTCGGTGCGTACGGTCACGGTTGCGCCGAGCCGCGTCAGCCGGGCGGCCAGGGACTCGGCCGCGGCCGGGTCGGCATCGGTCACGGCTATGTCGCGGACACCGTGGTCCACCACGAGGTGGGCCGCGAGGACGCGTGCGAGGGTGGTGCCCGCGCCCGTCACGAGGGCGGCACCGCCCTGGCGCGGCGGGACCGCGGTGATCTCGGTCGTCGCCCGTACGCGCCTGAGCCGCGGCACGAGGACCTGACCGGCGCGGACGGCGAACTCCGTCTCCTCCACGGGGGCTTCCAGGATCGCGCGCCACACGCTGACGTATGCGGCCCCGGTCCGTTCCCCCGGCTCCAGGTCGACCAGGACCGTCCGGTCGGCACCCTCGGCGAGGATCCCGGCGCGCGCAGCCGCGGCGCCCGGATCCACCCGGTCCTCGGGGCGGCCGGCCACGGCGCCCCGGGTCAGGACGACCGTCCGGCCCTCGGGCATGCCGTCCCAGGCGGGCGGCGCGGCGATCAGGTCGTCCCGTGCGTCGAGGGCCAGCAGGTAGCCGTCGAACGGTCCGGCGGCCCGCGCCGTCGCCGTGTCCGGGAAAGTCTCGATGACACCGCCGGCACGGCGCACGGCCTCCGCGAACGCCGGATCCCCGGATCCGCCCACGGCCCAGCGCGCGACCGGGGCGTCCGCCCCCGCCGCTGCCTCCCGCGCCGGCGTGCACTCCGGGACCGCCGACGACACGCCGTCCGAGTCGGCCGGCTCCGGCTCCCACGGAACCCACTTCGTGTGCCACAGGTGTTCGTGGTGGCTGGTGCCGACGCCCCGCAGCCGCGCCGGAAGTCGCGACAGCCTGCGGCGGCTGACCTTGCCGGAGCCGGTCAGGGGCAGGGCGGCGATCTCGTAGAGCTCCGCCGGAACCTTGAAGTAGCTGAGCCGGTCCCGGCACGCCGCCAGCGCCTCGGCAGGCGACCAACCGTCGGACGCGGGTACCACGTAGGCGACGGGGACTTCGCCGAGCGCCTCGTCCGGGCGGGCCGTCACGGCCGCGTCCTCGATGCCCGGGACGCTCCTCAGGACATCCTCGATCTCGCCGGGCTGGATGTTCTCGCCGGCCCGGATGATGAGCTCCTTGACGCGGCCGGTGATGGTCAGGCGTCCTTCGGCGTCGCGCCGGGCCAGGTCTCCCGTGTGGTACCAGCCGTCGCGGAGCGCAGCCGCGGTCTCCTCCGGCCGGCCGTGGTACCCGAGCAGCAGGCTCGGGCTCTTCACGAGGACCTCGCCCTCGTCGCCGGTCCGCACGTCGAGGCCGGTGCGCGGGTCGACCAGGCGCAGCTCGCTGCCGGGCACCGCGGTCCCGCAGGTGCCGGGCGGCCGGGGTGACTCGGGGCGGCTCATGGTGATCGCGCCGCAAGTCTCGGTGGAACCATAGCTGTTCACGAGCGGCGCGCCGAGCACGCGCTCGACGGCCGAGGCGAGCGCCGCTCCGGTCGCCGCACCGGTGACCACGCAGACCCGCGGCTTCGGGACCGTCCGGCCGGCCTCTTCAACCGCCTCCACGGCCTCGACCAGCTGGAAGTACATGGACGGGACGCCGAGCAGCATGGTGTACGGCTCCGCGCGCAAGGCCTCCAGCACGTCACGGGCGCCGAAGCCGGGCAGGATGCGCGCGGTGGCGCCGGTGACGGTCACGCCCAGGACGCAGAGGATGTGCGCGAGGCTGTGGAAGAGCGGCAACGGCCACAACAGCCGGTCGTCGGGGCAGAGGCCGAGGACGCCCTGGTAGGAGGAGTGGACCGACCACAGGCAGGCCCGCTGATGGGAGACCACTCCCTTGGCCGCCCCAGTGGTGCCGGAGGTGTAGAGGATCCAGGCCGGCTCGTCCAGGCCGAGGTCGTCGCGGGGACCCTGCTGCGGCTCGGTCTCGGCCAGCTCCTCGAAGGCGAGGGTTCCGGCGCCGGCGGCGCTGCCGTGCGCGAGGACGACGGTCATCCCCTTCCGCGTCGCCCTCATGCGCTCGACCTGCTCCAGGTGGGCGCCGTCCGTGATGACGAACAGGGCTCCGCTGTCGTCAAGTTGATGCGCCAGTTCGGCGTCCGACGACTGGGGGTTGACCGGTACGCCCACGGCGGAGGCGCGGGTGACCGCGAGATAGCCTTCGACGGTCGTGACGCTGTTGCCGAGGAGGATCGCGACCCGGTCGCCGCGCTGCACCCCGAACCCGGCCAAGTGGCCGGCCAGCCGCCCCGTGCGCTGGGCGAGCCGCGCGTAGGTCACCTCGCGCTCCTCGTCGGCGAAGGCGACCTTGTCCGGGCGGTCGAGCGCATGGCCTTGCAGCACTTCGGAAAGTGGCCGGATGCCTTCGACTTGCGTCACGCGTACGCTCCTGCCTGCTTGAACTTACTCATACCTCTGCCGTGACCGAGGAGAACACCGTGCGTAACGGTAGAAAGCCCGGGTCGGCGAATACAACCCCTATCTCTTCCCCTGATCCAGTGCGTCTTCCGAATTTCACAAGGAGTCATCCAGAGGCTGTGCAGAAGGCGTTCAGCCCGTCTCCTCGAACCTGGCTGGGTCCAGCAACGCAGTGCTGCGAATGCCCGCTCGGCGGGATGTGGCACGTTTCGGATCGGGAAGGTCGAGCATGCCGTCCACTCTCACTGGCATACCCACTGAATTCGATGTCATCGTTATCGGTGGTGGGCCGGCCGGTGCCACCACCGCCGGGCTCCTGGCCAAGCGCGGACACAAGGTACTGATTCTCGACCGCGAGCGTTTTCCGCGTTACCACGTCGGCGAATCCCTTATTCCGGTCGTGATGGCCCCCATGGAGGAAATGGGGCTGACCGAGCGGCTGGAGCAGCGCGGATTCGAGCGCAAGTACGGCGGAACGTTCGTCTGGGGAAGCGAGCAGGCGGCCTGGGACTTCTCCTTCGTCGACGGCGGCGACTACCCGTTCGCGTACCACACCCGGCGGGCCGACCTGGACTCGGTGATCCTGGACCGGGCGCGGGAGCTGGGGGCGTTCGTCGTCGAGGACGCCACGGTGAAGGAGCCCATCGAGGAGGACGACCGGGTCACGGGCGTCCGCTTCACCGTGCGCGGCGCCAAGGAGGCGTACGAGGTCAAGGCCTCCATGGTGGTGGACGCGTCGGGCCAGGCGCGCGTCCTCACC from Streptomyces roseochromogenus subsp. oscitans DS 12.976 encodes the following:
- a CDS encoding AMP-binding protein, which codes for MTQVEGIRPLSEVLQGHALDRPDKVAFADEEREVTYARLAQRTGRLAGHLAGFGVQRGDRVAILLGNSVTTVEGYLAVTRASAVGVPVNPQSSDAELAHQLDDSGALFVITDGAHLEQVERMRATRKGMTVVLAHGSAAGAGTLAFEELAETEPQQGPRDDLGLDEPAWILYTSGTTGAAKGVVSHQRACLWSVHSSYQGVLGLCPDDRLLWPLPLFHSLAHILCVLGVTVTGATARILPGFGARDVLEALRAEPYTMLLGVPSMYFQLVEAVEAVEEAGRTVPKPRVCVVTGAATGAALASAVERVLGAPLVNSYGSTETCGAITMSRPESPRPPGTCGTAVPGSELRLVDPRTGLDVRTGDEGEVLVKSPSLLLGYHGRPEETAAALRDGWYHTGDLARRDAEGRLTITGRVKELIIRAGENIQPGEIEDVLRSVPGIEDAAVTARPDEALGEVPVAYVVPASDGWSPAEALAACRDRLSYFKVPAELYEIAALPLTGSGKVSRRRLSRLPARLRGVGTSHHEHLWHTKWVPWEPEPADSDGVSSAVPECTPAREAAAGADAPVARWAVGGSGDPAFAEAVRRAGGVIETFPDTATARAAGPFDGYLLALDARDDLIAAPPAWDGMPEGRTVVLTRGAVAGRPEDRVDPGAAAARAGILAEGADRTVLVDLEPGERTGAAYVSVWRAILEAPVEETEFAVRAGQVLVPRLRRVRATTEITAVPPRQGGAALVTGAGTTLARVLAAHLVVDHGVRDIAVTDADPAAAESLAARLTRLGATVTVRTELPDTPEGAAALLAALGPDRPLDTIVHPVATPADATAADRLVTLTRDTGRTTLTLCGTFTHPDAHPVAPAAAAATAHAAALAHDAPHATFLAFGPVTDDEEAPDATPPGLAALTARQAVDAFD